The Methanobacterium sp. DNA window CATAAAAATACATCATTTTCATCTTCAAGATTTATTGCATCATTGTAACATTTTAAAGCTTCATCAAACCTACCAAGCTCCAGTAAAGCATTCCCTTTACGGTTCCATGTAGATGCATCCGGAGTTTCACTAAGAGATAATTCCAGTGCTTTATCATATGCCTCCAGTGCTTCTTCAGTTCTTTCTAATTCTGTTAATATATTCCCTTTAGCATTCCATACGTCAGGATTTTCAGGATCTAACTTTAAAATACGATTATAACAACTTAAAGCATCATCAAACCTACCGAGCATTTCTAAAATAAAACCTCTCCAATATAATACAATTACATTATTTTTATTTAATTTTAAAGCAGTTGTATTATACTCCAGTGCTTCTTCTGGCTTATTTGAATTTAATAGTGCTATTGCTCTGTTATTTAATATATATTCATTTTCTGGATCAATTTCTAAGGCTTTATCATAGCATTCAATGGCTTCATTGAATTTACCTAAACGAGAGAGATTATCTCCTTTTTTATTTAGGAGATATGCATCATCAGGGTCATGCCTTAATGCTGCTGTATAACAAAGTACTGAATCTTGAAATTTCCCGGAATCAAATAGTATATCTGCTCTTTTGGTTATTCTTGCCTTTTCATCGATTTTTTCGCCTTCCCATTCATCGATGGCGTATTTTTCAAACTTTATTATCTGGAAAAGAGATTCATCATCAGTATCTTCAGGATACATTCTTTTAAATTCTTTTTCAAGCTCTGCAGCGTTTTTGTAGCCTTCTTCCTGTGCAAGTTCGTTGTTTTTTATGATGTCTTTAAATTTTACAATTTCAACACCAGTTACTTCAGCTTCAAATAGCTTTTCCCGCTCCTTTGATATTAGGTTCCAGTAACAGTGCAGACGATCACCAGGTAAAAGAGGTTTTTTCCATAAT harbors:
- a CDS encoding tetratricopeptide repeat protein yields the protein MPILLFGSSHLELITGKKTITIRKLWKKPLLPGDRLHCYWNLISKEREKLFEAEVTGVEIVKFKDIIKNNELAQEEGYKNAAELEKEFKRMYPEDTDDESLFQIIKFEKYAIDEWEGEKIDEKARITKRADILFDSGKFQDSVLCYTAALRHDPDDAYLLNKKGDNLSRLGKFNEAIECYDKALEIDPENEYILNNRAIALLNSNKPEEALEYNTTALKLNKNNVIVLYWRGFILEMLGRFDDALSCYNRILKLDPENPDVWNAKGNILTELERTEEALEAYDKALELSLSETPDASTWNRKGNALLELGRFDEALKCYNDAINLEDENDVFLCNKGVVLMEMGEFEKAVDCFNKVLQLNPSNEDARVLKDECLEYY